A genomic stretch from Oreochromis aureus strain Israel breed Guangdong linkage group 17, ZZ_aureus, whole genome shotgun sequence includes:
- the prg4b gene encoding proteoglycan 4b, giving the protein MSSTLLCTLIFLACALTFSGAQTSCRGRCGGEYYRGYRCQCDYNCLSYGECCNDFESQCTTKNSCKGRCGESFKRGRLCSCDSDCIKYNQCCSDYKNHCDAQDDSSVPPVGPTSHPPDDPTDDVSGTIFPTDEFSTTEPEDLEASPVPEISIDYELSTVDPLGEISTEATPTTARTPSDNDDLVSTTAEALSDSTTAADHTSSEPTSTLIPSVEPSSSTGSPQLDTQTPAVTIMDAVFPSDEPDNSLLTITPASTTIPDEPTSTHPEDVSASSPSVLPSTSASSVGSEEISVVEAVTTHAPSSTTAAWSDATDDLLTDTSKPTRAQEPEPTPPVEKPELYELDPAKPTSKPDTKPLETQNIDDTGDYQADDNNDTNLCSGRPVSGVTTLRNGTVVVFRGHYFWLLDSNRVPGPPRGITQVWGVPSPIDTVFTRCNCQGKTYIFKGSQYWRFENDALDHGYPKVITTGFDGLRGHITAALSVPQYKSRAESVYFFKRGGLVQKYSYQAGVRPTCRKKVQYAIYTVRNRVVRQAAPLLGPAISIRTSWRGFPPAITAAVSVPTTAEPEGYKYFVFSGSKSYNVRLDGERPVIAPPTASSSPQSNNFIRCLQ; this is encoded by the exons ATGTCTTCCACACTACTTTGTACGCTTATTTTTCTGGCTTGTGCTTTGACATTTAGTGGCGCTCAGA CGAGCTGTAGAGGACGATGCGGTGGCGAGTACTACAGGGGCTACAGATGCCAGTGCGACTATAACTGTCTGTCTTATGGAGAGTGCTGCAACGACTTTGAATCTCAGTGCACCACAA AAAACTCGTGTAAGGGGCGCTGTGGAGAAAGCTTCAAACGAGGCCGGCTGTGTAGCTGTGACTCTGACTGCATAAAGTACAACCAGTGCTGTTCGGATTACAAGAACCACTGCGACGCACAAG ATGACTCTTCGGTTCCTCCGGTCGGTCCAACATCACATCCACCAGATGATCCCACTGATG ATGTGTCTGGCACGATCTTTCCCACTGATGAATTTTCTACAACTGAACCGGAAGATCTGGAGGCCAGTCCAGTCCCGGAGATCAGCATTGACTATGAGCTCTCTACAGTTGACCCGCTGGGTGAGATTTCTACCGAGGCCACCCCGACTACAGCGAGGACACCTTCAGACAACGACGACCTCGTCAGCACCACTGCAGAGGCCCTGAGTGACAGCACGA cagcagctgaccaCACTTCCAGCGAGCCAACGTCAACCTTAATACCCTCAGTCGAGCCTAGTTCTTCAACCGGCTCCCCACAGCTGGACACGCAGACACCAGCAGTGACTATAATGGATGCTGTCTTTCCCTCTGATGAACCAGATAACTCACTGCTCACCATCACCCCTGCCTCCACAACCATCCCAGACGAACCCACTTCAACCCACCCTGAGGATGTCAGTGCAAGCAGCCCTTCAGTTCTTCCTTCCACCAGTGCTTCCTCAGTGGGATCTGAGGAGATATCAGTGGTTGAAGCTGTGACCACCCACGCTCCCTCATCCACAACTGCAGCGTGGAGTGATGCCACAGACGATCTGCTGACAGACACCTCCAAACCCACCAGGGCTCAAGAACCAGAGCCGACCCCACCTGTGGAAAAACCAGAGCTATATGAGCTAGACCCAGCTAAGCCCACTTCTAAACCTGACACTAAGCCCCTGGAAACCCAGAATATAGACGATACAGGAGATTACCAAGCag ACGACAACAATGATACAAACCTATGCAGCGGGCGGCCCGTCAGTGGAGTCACCACACTGAGGAACGGCACAGTGGTGGTGTTCAGAG GTCACTACTTCTGGTTGCTGGACAGTAACAGGGTGCCAGGTCCACCCAGAGGCATCACACAGGTGTGGGGCGTCCCTTCACCCATTGACACCGTGTTCACCCGCTGCAACTGCCAGGGCAAGACGTACATTTTCAAG GGAAGTCAGTACTGGAGATTTGAAAACGACGCTTTGGATCATGGCTATCCCAAAGTCATTACAACAGGGTTCGACGGGCTGCGGGGCCACATCACGGCCGCCCTGTCGGTGCCCCAGTACAAGAGTAGGGCAGAGTCAGTCTACTTCTTCAAGAGAG GTGGATTGGTTCAGAAGTATTCATACCAGGCAGGTGTCAGGCCAACATGTCGCAAGAAAGTCCAGTATGCCATTTACACAGTCCGCAACCGAGTAGTTCGACAAGCAG CCCCCCTTTTAGGACCGGCCATCAGCATTCGGACATCCTGGAGAGGCTTCCCGCCCGCCATCACAGCCGCCGTGTCTGTGCCCACAACCGCCGAACCAGAGGGATACAAATACTTTGTCTTCTCAGGAT CAAAATCCTACAACGTGAGGTTGGATGGTGAACGTCCTGTCATCGCTCCTCCCACAGCCAGCTCATCACCTCAGTCCAACAACTTCATCAGATGTTTacagtaa